A part of Syngnathus acus chromosome 20, fSynAcu1.2, whole genome shotgun sequence genomic DNA contains:
- the LOC119138991 gene encoding palmdelphin-like, whose protein sequence is MEINVEHDKRTGTSQVVSTATISPEKMQERGLKVYEDGRKSIYALNPDVDDEMTSKQVDELLRQATDENVARDLLYHQPVYSVAYSGSKPPNKAQVLPKGQMPSISSTQLTQEQVERNTPTQSLNEEEMIVSDDRIQSRSETLSPRICAKTAQDNKKPVNSPKQEPVVTVKVRSEEKPMPLQLVSTDKSRTLVPGHKVDSLLGKTKPVIKAESFASTNLFNNQTGELDSTPITMIFMGYENASDEDDTDFQAELVTVGCSDDEEEVDYIGTKNNGEILSYHPEGYKSKIFQPQVAKIYKCMSRDDNTNWNHFGLHRPTFIHKSGNKEQV, encoded by the coding sequence ATGGAGATCAATGTGGAGCATGATAAGAGAACAGGAACAAGTCAAGTGGTCTCCACAGCAACCATTAGCCCTGAAAAGATGCAGGAGAGAGGTTTAAAGGTGTACGAGGATGGACGCAAATCGATATATGCTTTAAACCCTGATGTAGATGATGAAATGACATCCAAACAGGTAGATGAGCTTCTACGACAGGCCACAGATGAGAATGTAGCTCGTGATCTGCTTTATCATCAACCCGTCTATTCAGTTGCTTACTCCGGATCGAAGCCTCCAAATAAAGCACAAGTGCTACCAAAAGGCCAAATGCCTTCCATATCATCCACCCAGCTTACTCAAGAACAAGTAGAACGAAATACCCCAACCCAATCCTTAAATGAAGAAGAAATGATTGTGTCTGATGATCGCATTCAAAGCCGATCTGAAACTTTGAGTCCACGGATTTGTGCGAAAACTGCACAAGATAACAAAAAACCTGTGAACAGTCCAAAACAGGAACCTGTTGTCACAGTCAAAGTCAGGTCGGAAGAGAAGCCAATGCCTTTACAGCTTGTTAGCACAGATAAAAGTAGGACTTTGGTGCCTGGCCATAAAGTTGATTCTTTGCTAGGCAAAACAAAACCGGTTATCAAAGCAGAGAGTTTTGCTTCGACAAATCTTTTCAACAACCAAACAGGGGAGCTGGACTCAACACCCATCACTATGATTTTTATGGGCTACGAAAACGCTTCGGATGAGGACGATACGGATTTCCAAGCGGAACTGGTGACGGTGGGATGCAGTGACGATGAGGAAGAAGTCGATTATATCGGAACgaaaaacaacggggagatccTCTCGTACCACCCCGAAGgatacaaaagcaaaatattccAACCTCAAGTCGCAAAAATCTACAAATGTATGAGTAGAGATGATAACACAAACTGGAATCATTTCGGTCTGCATAGGCCGACATTCATCCACAAGTCAGGAAACAAAGAGCAAGTTTAA